Proteins from a single region of Mucilaginibacter daejeonensis:
- a CDS encoding ligand-binding sensor domain-containing protein produces the protein MKHLVTLSALAITLCACKKDRTQAPSPETPKPVFPEWVTYNTTNSALPADQVNALAISSSNIKWMATTNGLARLEGDHWKVYNMANSPLPSNNIQAVTVEVNGTVWAGTDKGLARFAAGNWTIYNTTNSALTDDRIKCLIHDAAHGTTWVGTEDGIVKISNGRWEHLETIHTVLSMAADASGALWMGLFNDFAFIGMIKKYANGQWTTYRLDQLGYTSAFPYDIKIDRQGRPVAVLAGTVVKAVIRFDGSGWTELERPEKARGLRSLLLQDDDVWVGGSTLSRFGAKDLPLVEVPVKDLYISGMTADADGRKWISTYLSGVAVYNP, from the coding sequence ATGAAACACCTTGTTACTTTATCGGCACTCGCCATCACGCTCTGTGCTTGCAAAAAGGACCGAACGCAGGCTCCGTCACCTGAAACACCCAAGCCGGTATTCCCAGAATGGGTCACCTATAACACCACCAATTCGGCCCTGCCTGCCGACCAGGTGAACGCCCTGGCCATCAGCAGCAGCAATATCAAATGGATGGCCACCACCAACGGACTGGCCCGTTTGGAGGGCGACCATTGGAAGGTATATAATATGGCTAACTCTCCCCTCCCATCAAACAATATACAGGCCGTTACCGTGGAAGTGAACGGCACGGTATGGGCAGGCACCGATAAAGGACTGGCGCGTTTTGCTGCGGGCAACTGGACAATATACAACACCACGAACAGTGCACTCACCGATGATCGCATTAAATGCCTCATTCATGACGCTGCGCACGGCACTACCTGGGTGGGTACCGAAGATGGTATCGTGAAGATCAGCAATGGCCGTTGGGAACACCTGGAGACCATCCACACCGTACTATCTATGGCCGCTGATGCCAGCGGTGCTTTGTGGATGGGCCTTTTTAACGACTTTGCCTTTATAGGCATGATCAAAAAGTATGCTAACGGGCAATGGACCACTTACCGGTTAGATCAGCTGGGCTATACGTCGGCCTTTCCTTATGATATCAAGATCGATCGCCAAGGCAGGCCGGTGGCGGTGCTGGCCGGCACGGTGGTGAAGGCGGTGATCCGCTTCGATGGTTCAGGTTGGACCGAATTAGAACGCCCTGAAAAGGCACGCGGGCTACGATCATTACTCTTACAGGACGATGATGTTTGGGTGGGTGGCAGTACGCTCTCGCGCTTTGGCGCCAAGGATCTCCCGTTGGTGGAGGTCCCCGTGAAAGACCTCTACATCTCAGGCATGACGGCCGATGCCGATGGCCGCAAGTGGATCAGCACCTACCTGAGCGGCGTGGCCGTATATAACCCGTGA
- the purN gene encoding phosphoribosylglycinamide formyltransferase, whose translation MKTKIAIFASGSGSNAQKIMEHFKHHSQTEVALVLTNNPQAYVLQRADNFEIPTHVFTRQEFFDTDEVVKLLKKMEIDLIVLAGFLWLVPASLLKAFPNQIINIHPSLLPKYGGKGMYGDNVHKAVLANGEAESGITIHFVNENFDEGEIIQQARFKIEPDDTLDAIKLKGQHLEHQYFPKVVEQLTEKMRGGVKG comes from the coding sequence TTGAAGACCAAGATCGCCATCTTTGCTTCGGGTTCGGGATCTAACGCCCAAAAGATCATGGAACATTTTAAGCATCACAGCCAAACCGAAGTGGCGCTGGTGCTCACTAATAACCCGCAGGCCTACGTGCTGCAACGGGCCGACAATTTCGAGATCCCTACGCACGTGTTTACCCGCCAGGAGTTTTTTGACACCGATGAGGTGGTGAAGCTGCTGAAAAAGATGGAGATCGACCTGATCGTACTGGCCGGCTTTTTATGGCTGGTACCGGCATCGCTGCTCAAGGCCTTTCCTAACCAGATCATTAACATACACCCATCCTTGTTGCCTAAATATGGCGGCAAGGGTATGTACGGCGATAACGTACACAAAGCGGTACTGGCCAACGGCGAGGCCGAATCGGGTATCACGATCCATTTTGTGAACGAGAACTTTGACGAAGGCGAGATCATACAACAGGCCCGCTTCAAGATCGAACCTGACGATACCCTGGACGCCATCAAACTTAAAGGACAACACCTCGAGCACCAGTACTTCCCCAAGGTGGTAGAGCAACTGACCGAAAAGATGAGAGGCGGCGTTAAGGGTTAA
- the yiaK gene encoding 3-dehydro-L-gulonate 2-dehydrogenase codes for MRIPFETLRAEFERVLLSIGFSADRARQCADIFASNSRDGVHTHGLNRFPVFVQYVKDGLIDPNATAEQVGGFGALEQWDGHLAPGMLSATTCMERAMALAGQHGIGCVAIRNTNHWMRGGTYGWQAANVGYIGICFTNTIANVPPWGGTQPRLGNNPLVIAVPRKDGHVVLDMAISQYSFGKLMQYEAAGEELPFAGGYSKAGKLTTKPGEITESWRLLPIGFWKGSGLSMMLDLLATVLSQGRSTAEITKSKAEYGVSQVFICIKPTQGNTEQLIEQILEFSRSSELVDAEQPIRYPGESTLRTRQRSLKEGIPVDEKIWEKVKGL; via the coding sequence ATGCGTATACCATTTGAAACCCTCCGGGCCGAGTTCGAGCGTGTGCTCCTCAGTATCGGCTTCAGCGCCGATCGTGCCCGTCAATGTGCCGATATCTTCGCCAGCAACAGCCGCGATGGCGTCCACACCCACGGACTTAACCGTTTTCCGGTATTTGTACAATATGTAAAGGACGGCCTCATCGACCCCAATGCCACTGCAGAGCAAGTAGGCGGCTTTGGTGCCCTGGAGCAGTGGGATGGCCATTTGGCGCCGGGTATGCTCAGCGCTACCACTTGTATGGAAAGAGCTATGGCGTTGGCTGGGCAGCATGGCATCGGCTGTGTGGCCATCCGCAACACCAACCACTGGATGCGCGGTGGTACCTATGGATGGCAGGCGGCCAATGTGGGTTATATCGGTATCTGTTTTACCAACACCATAGCCAATGTGCCGCCTTGGGGTGGTACACAACCACGGTTAGGTAACAACCCGCTGGTGATCGCCGTGCCACGTAAAGATGGGCATGTGGTGCTGGATATGGCCATATCGCAATACAGCTTTGGTAAACTAATGCAATATGAGGCAGCAGGGGAGGAACTTCCATTTGCCGGCGGCTACAGTAAGGCCGGCAAACTGACCACCAAGCCTGGCGAGATCACCGAGTCGTGGCGGTTGCTGCCTATCGGTTTTTGGAAGGGTTCGGGCTTGTCGATGATGCTGGACCTGCTGGCCACAGTGTTGAGCCAGGGCCGCTCCACGGCCGAGATCACCAAAAGCAAGGCAGAATATGGCGTATCGCAGGTGTTCATCTGCATCAAACCAACCCAAGGGAACACGGAGCAGCTTATTGAACAGATATTGGAATTCTCACGGAGCAGCGAGTTGGTGGATGCCGAACAACCTATACGTTATCCGGGCGAAAGCACGCTCAGGACCCGTCAACGCAGCTTAAAGGAAGGCATACCCGTTGACGAGAAGATATGGGAGAAAGTAAAGGGGCTGTGA